A genomic stretch from Anaerolinea thermophila UNI-1 includes:
- a CDS encoding ABC1 kinase family protein codes for MFPLLPEFHFHRYREIVRVLLNHGLEFLFARLDPQWAPIRRFLRLPAGSVAAPSMPDEVALHLRLALEELGVTFIKLGQILSTRPDLLPPEFIRELSRLQDSVPPLPWEVIRPVIEQELGRPLEDVFAWIDPQPLASASLAQVHFARLYDGKEVVLKVQRPGVPRQVKVDLDILTAWARRVAGTRLGQYYDFVGVVDEFAFTLRNELDYRREARNAERFRRNFAGEPYLHIPEVYWQYTTQRLLVMEYLNGIKIDQFDRLRAEGYDLKRIALNSARIVIKEVLEDGFFHADPHPGNFVILPGEVIGAMDFGMVGFLRECDRADLVRLYIVSVRLDAEGIVDQLIRMGAADVHVNRKQLALDINRLLMKYANLPLKEIRAREVIEEVTPIMFRHHLRLPSNLWLLGKTLAMMEGIGLQLDPDFDVFAVSEPYVQKLTLEMFLPNRAWLEQGLQMGMEWEQFIRALPRTGLQMLEDLERREPLPLQIAGAERFMTQVHRLFIYLVFGILLAALIVALAFLLAMSPTGDWTRILLGGALFLVLGVSIGLLISMFWNRPR; via the coding sequence TTGTTCCCTCTGTTGCCTGAGTTTCACTTTCATCGCTACCGCGAAATTGTGCGGGTACTGCTCAATCATGGGCTGGAGTTCCTGTTTGCCCGCCTGGATCCGCAGTGGGCGCCCATCCGGCGTTTCCTGCGTTTGCCCGCCGGGAGTGTTGCCGCGCCTTCCATGCCCGATGAAGTGGCGCTGCATCTGCGCCTGGCACTGGAAGAGTTGGGCGTCACCTTTATTAAACTGGGACAAATCCTTTCAACCAGACCCGATTTGCTCCCCCCGGAGTTTATCCGCGAACTCTCGCGCCTGCAGGATAGCGTGCCGCCTCTGCCCTGGGAGGTGATTCGCCCGGTCATCGAGCAGGAACTGGGCAGACCACTGGAGGACGTGTTTGCCTGGATTGACCCTCAACCGCTGGCAAGCGCCTCGCTGGCGCAGGTACATTTTGCCCGCCTGTACGACGGCAAAGAGGTGGTGCTTAAAGTCCAGCGTCCCGGCGTCCCGCGGCAGGTCAAGGTGGATCTGGATATCCTCACCGCCTGGGCGCGGCGGGTTGCCGGTACCCGTTTAGGTCAGTATTATGACTTTGTCGGCGTGGTGGATGAGTTTGCCTTTACCCTGCGCAACGAACTGGATTATCGCCGCGAAGCCCGCAATGCGGAACGTTTCCGCCGCAACTTTGCCGGAGAGCCTTATCTGCATATCCCTGAAGTGTATTGGCAGTACACCACTCAGCGTCTGCTGGTGATGGAATATCTTAACGGCATCAAGATTGACCAGTTTGACCGCCTGCGTGCCGAGGGCTACGATCTGAAACGCATTGCCCTCAACAGCGCCCGCATTGTAATTAAGGAAGTGCTGGAAGATGGCTTTTTCCACGCCGACCCGCATCCGGGAAATTTTGTCATCCTGCCCGGTGAGGTGATTGGCGCGATGGATTTCGGCATGGTGGGTTTTTTGCGCGAGTGCGACCGCGCCGACCTGGTGCGCCTTTACATCGTCTCGGTCAGGCTGGATGCCGAGGGCATTGTGGATCAGTTGATTCGTATGGGTGCCGCGGATGTGCATGTCAACCGCAAACAGTTAGCGCTGGATATCAACCGCCTTCTGATGAAGTATGCGAATTTGCCACTCAAGGAAATCCGCGCCCGCGAGGTCATTGAAGAAGTGACCCCCATCATGTTCCGTCATCATCTGCGGTTGCCTTCCAATTTGTGGTTGCTGGGCAAAACACTGGCGATGATGGAGGGCATCGGGTTGCAGTTAGACCCCGATTTCGATGTTTTTGCCGTCTCCGAGCCTTACGTGCAAAAACTCACTCTGGAGATGTTCCTGCCCAACCGTGCCTGGTTGGAACAGGGATTGCAAATGGGCATGGAATGGGAGCAGTTTATCCGTGCCCTGCCGCGTACCGGATTACAAATGCTGGAAGACCTGGAACGCCGTGAGCCGCTCCCTCTGCAAATTGCCGGGGCAGAACGTTTCATGACACAGGTTCATCGTCTCTTCATTTACCTGGTTTTTGGCATCCTGCTGGCGGCGCTGATTGTGGCACTGGCGTTTCTGCTGGCAATGTCTCCCACAGGTGACTGGACGCGTATTTTGCTGGGCGGTGCGCTTTTCCTGGTGTTGGGTGTGTCTATTGGATTGCTCATCTCCATGTTCTGGAATCGACCCCGTTAA
- a CDS encoding sensor histidine kinase, translating to MSDSAHLEKTLLETLGEAVIVTDRDWRIVIWNRAAEALYGWKAEEVLNNPVSQYLSTQYEDPQETTQSAFQKLIRDKVWRGRVRQTTRQGKTLWIASTVALLENEQGEMIGMVAVNRDITESKRTGEKLSRLEQLNHMILKGNTLDELFYLYAQGIAGLLPCHRIILWQFLDQARYSIVWQYDPVAERWKQGGEHPLQGTPLAALRAMAQPFCIPDLTQGNYTLDGESLRVEDHSLLLLPIRPEMDVRFAIGLVHTEPEMYRENDLQFLLPSADMLSLALRQRELMQELQRQAEENRRLYEKTRENEANLFRLSRALMNVQEEEKKRLSRDFHDQLGQAITALYLNLTRISATVKTAFPDLAQNLEESLQLASSILNQVRALSLQLHPKMLEDLGFITALRWLANHMAQSAGLSLTLSTPDAYHPMPREVELAFYRVAQEALSNILRHARAMHCWFIFEQTSQVSRLEIRDNGCGFDLSRVRASTFGKSLGLNNLYMRAELIGANLKIDTAPGQGTKIIMEWRHA from the coding sequence ATGTCCGATTCCGCTCATCTGGAAAAGACGTTGCTCGAAACCCTGGGGGAGGCAGTTATCGTTACAGACAGGGATTGGCGGATTGTGATCTGGAATCGGGCAGCCGAAGCGCTGTACGGCTGGAAAGCCGAAGAAGTGCTGAACAATCCCGTCAGCCAGTATTTATCCACCCAGTACGAAGACCCTCAGGAAACCACCCAAAGTGCCTTTCAAAAATTAATCCGTGATAAAGTCTGGCGGGGCAGGGTGCGCCAAACCACTCGTCAGGGCAAAACCCTCTGGATTGCCTCCACCGTGGCATTGCTGGAAAACGAGCAGGGTGAGATGATTGGCATGGTTGCAGTCAACCGCGATATCACCGAGAGTAAGCGGACGGGCGAAAAACTGAGCCGGCTGGAACAGTTAAACCACATGATTCTCAAGGGGAACACCCTGGACGAACTGTTCTATCTGTATGCGCAGGGCATCGCTGGTTTGTTGCCCTGCCACCGTATTATCTTATGGCAATTTCTGGACCAAGCCCGCTACAGCATTGTATGGCAGTATGACCCCGTGGCTGAGCGCTGGAAGCAGGGGGGAGAACATCCTTTGCAGGGTACGCCGCTGGCGGCGCTGCGCGCCATGGCTCAGCCGTTTTGCATTCCAGACCTGACTCAGGGAAATTACACTCTGGATGGGGAGTCTTTGCGCGTCGAGGACCATTCGCTGTTGCTCTTGCCCATCCGCCCGGAGATGGACGTGCGCTTTGCCATTGGACTGGTACATACCGAACCGGAGATGTATCGGGAAAATGACCTGCAATTTTTACTTCCCAGCGCCGATATGCTCAGTCTGGCACTTCGCCAGCGCGAACTGATGCAGGAACTGCAGAGGCAAGCCGAGGAAAACCGCCGTCTCTACGAGAAAACCCGGGAGAACGAAGCCAATCTCTTCCGCCTTTCCCGAGCACTGATGAATGTGCAGGAAGAAGAAAAGAAACGCCTCTCGCGCGACTTTCATGACCAGTTGGGGCAAGCCATTACCGCTCTGTACTTAAATCTGACGCGCATTTCCGCTACCGTCAAGACGGCTTTTCCGGATTTGGCGCAAAACCTGGAGGAAAGCCTGCAACTGGCTTCTTCCATCCTCAATCAGGTGCGCGCTCTTTCTCTGCAACTGCATCCCAAAATGCTGGAGGATTTGGGCTTCATCACCGCCCTGCGCTGGCTGGCAAATCATATGGCTCAGTCGGCGGGATTGTCCCTTACCCTCTCCACCCCTGATGCTTACCACCCCATGCCCCGCGAGGTGGAACTGGCGTTTTACCGTGTTGCCCAGGAAGCTCTCAGCAATATTTTGCGTCATGCCCGGGCAATGCATTGCTGGTTTATCTTTGAGCAAACCTCGCAAGTTTCCCGTCTGGAGATTCGCGATAACGGGTGCGGTTTTGACCTGTCCCGTGTTCGTGCTTCAACGTTTGGCAAGTCGCTGGGGTTGAATAACCTGTACATGCGCGCCGAATTGATTGGGGCGAATCTTAAGATAGATACCGCTCCCGGACAGGGTACCAAAATAATTATGGAGTGGCGTCATGCCTGA
- a CDS encoding response regulator — protein MPEIRILLADDHTLVRRGIRLLLEGVPDFCVVGESASGEETLQKLQQSQPNVLLLDISMPDTNGLEILSRVLEISPAMVVIMLSMYKDGEYIARALQAGARGYLWKDAPDEELIRAIRVAMSGEIYLPPGVSMEHIQALIAAQPPVERLTAREKQVLALLASGLTTQAIAVRLGVSPKTVETHRSHVMSKLDLYDIASLTRFALRHGLIQET, from the coding sequence ATGCCTGAGATCCGCATTCTGCTGGCGGATGACCATACGCTGGTGCGGCGAGGCATTCGCCTCTTGCTGGAAGGTGTGCCTGACTTTTGTGTGGTGGGGGAATCTGCCAGCGGTGAGGAAACCCTGCAAAAACTGCAACAATCCCAGCCCAATGTGCTTTTGCTGGATATCTCCATGCCCGACACCAATGGGCTGGAAATCCTCAGCAGGGTCCTGGAGATTTCGCCTGCGATGGTGGTGATTATGCTTTCTATGTATAAAGATGGAGAATACATCGCCCGCGCTTTACAGGCGGGGGCGCGCGGTTACCTGTGGAAAGATGCCCCTGATGAGGAACTGATTCGTGCCATTCGTGTCGCCATGTCAGGCGAGATTTACCTTCCTCCCGGGGTTTCCATGGAGCACATTCAAGCCCTCATAGCTGCTCAACCGCCGGTCGAACGTCTGACCGCCCGGGAGAAGCAGGTGCTGGCGCTGCTTGCCAGCGGATTGACCACTCAGGCAATTGCCGTGCGATTAGGGGTCTCTCCGAAAACCGTTGAGACTCACCGCAGTCATGTGATGAGCAAACTGGACTTGTACGATATTGCCTCGCTGACCCGATTTGCCCTGCGTCATGGATTGATTCAGGAAACATAA
- a CDS encoding HEAT repeat domain-containing protein has protein sequence MPLFGPPNIDALKVRRDIKGLLSALKYRGDPTVRRRAAQALAEVLEGQPPETREKTIPALLVALEEVDSSVFQAVVGALSAVGQPAILPLIGALRAPQERVREGAARALGRLGVNLNEPAYLRLAVDPLIGALRDGAFVVRRAAAWALGNIAPRLDAASRGLPTENLILCLRDAVPEVRQFAAGALGKIGEGRAIRPLVSTLEDESSSVRKTAAEALSVLGWHPTNPREQVLEWIALQNWERLQQMGETPVPQLLRAAKDQDRDVRAGAIRVLGRLGAPQGVEVFLQGLHDVDAEVRRAAAEALEQVGSPQAVEVLLQALRDRDREVRRRVIRALGRTQDARAVPPLLGIIKSHEEDFVQIAMQSLVQIDLNGVLAVIPALGDADPFVQERAAWVLTQIGSAAVLPLIQALQMSPPPINEYAARILGDIGDTRAVYPLINALENPALTGYAAQALGKIGDSRAVLPLLDLLNSNSDAIRQAAALALGNIGDPRAVDALIPLLKSNERATRWEAASALLQMYRSNRLDIIAKRKILAQRDRITEAHADHQSHVDNVRSSDCHRDEVYHLDTGIGLSFPNE, from the coding sequence ATGCCCCTTTTTGGTCCACCCAATATTGATGCCCTGAAAGTTCGTCGCGATATTAAAGGCTTGTTAAGTGCGCTGAAATACCGGGGAGATCCTACCGTACGGCGCAGAGCCGCGCAAGCCCTGGCTGAAGTACTGGAAGGACAACCTCCGGAAACGCGGGAAAAGACCATTCCCGCGCTACTTGTTGCGCTGGAGGAGGTCGATTCCTCTGTCTTTCAAGCAGTGGTCGGGGCGCTCAGCGCCGTGGGACAGCCCGCCATTCTGCCCTTGATTGGAGCATTGCGCGCGCCGCAGGAACGGGTACGCGAGGGAGCGGCACGGGCGCTGGGGCGTCTGGGGGTAAATCTGAACGAGCCGGCATATCTGCGTCTGGCGGTGGACCCGCTGATTGGAGCTTTGCGCGATGGGGCTTTCGTGGTTCGGCGCGCCGCCGCATGGGCGTTAGGCAACATCGCCCCCCGCCTGGATGCCGCTTCTCGGGGGTTACCCACGGAGAATCTGATTTTGTGCCTGCGCGATGCCGTGCCAGAGGTGCGTCAGTTTGCCGCAGGAGCGCTGGGCAAGATTGGCGAAGGGCGCGCCATCCGCCCGCTGGTGAGCACGCTGGAAGATGAATCCTCGTCAGTGCGCAAAACCGCCGCCGAAGCCCTGAGCGTCCTGGGCTGGCATCCTACCAATCCCCGGGAACAGGTTTTGGAATGGATTGCTCTTCAAAACTGGGAACGTCTCCAGCAAATGGGGGAGACTCCCGTACCTCAGTTATTACGCGCGGCAAAAGATCAGGATCGCGATGTGCGGGCAGGCGCTATCCGCGTGTTGGGCAGACTGGGCGCCCCCCAGGGGGTGGAAGTCTTCCTGCAGGGACTACACGATGTGGATGCTGAAGTACGCCGCGCCGCCGCCGAAGCCCTGGAGCAGGTGGGTTCGCCGCAAGCAGTCGAGGTGCTTTTACAAGCCCTGCGCGACCGGGACCGTGAGGTGCGCCGCAGGGTCATCCGCGCCCTGGGACGCACCCAGGACGCCCGCGCCGTCCCCCCTCTCCTGGGCATCATCAAAAGCCACGAGGAAGATTTCGTGCAGATTGCCATGCAATCGCTGGTGCAGATTGACTTGAACGGCGTGCTTGCCGTCATCCCGGCGCTGGGCGATGCCGACCCTTTTGTGCAGGAACGCGCGGCGTGGGTGCTGACTCAAATCGGTTCTGCTGCCGTCCTGCCGCTGATACAGGCGTTGCAAATGTCCCCGCCACCCATCAACGAATATGCGGCGCGCATCCTGGGCGATATTGGCGACACCCGCGCTGTGTATCCGCTGATCAACGCGCTGGAGAATCCCGCGCTGACGGGATACGCCGCCCAGGCGCTGGGTAAAATCGGCGATTCGCGGGCTGTCCTGCCTCTGCTGGACCTGCTCAACTCCAACAGTGATGCCATCCGACAAGCCGCGGCGCTGGCGCTGGGCAACATCGGAGACCCGCGCGCCGTAGATGCGCTCATTCCCTTGCTCAAATCCAACGAGCGCGCCACCCGCTGGGAAGCCGCCAGCGCCCTGTTGCAAATGTACCGTTCCAACCGTCTGGATATCATTGCCAAACGCAAAATCCTCGCCCAGCGGGACCGCATCACCGAGGCGCACGCCGATCACCAGAGCCATGTGGACAACGTGCGCTCTTCGGACTGTCACCGCGACGAGGTCTATCATCTGGATACCGGTATTGGTTTATCCTTCCCCAACGAATGA